Proteins encoded in a region of the Mycolicibacterium neoaurum genome:
- a CDS encoding glycosyltransferase, translated as MKVREILDAQTVTDEQRQYALNTAINGLRDDDPRASASKPLLGWQKPVLLTMLALVVALAIWRPMQTTVVLIGLCTAAYLVTLGDRVLIFRRGLASRPIAVPDDIARAIPDTELPGYTILVPAYNEPEVVADLIGAMDALEYPRDKLQVLLLLEADDQVTIDAAEACGESDIITILLVPPADPRTKPKACNYGLHFATGDIVTIFDAEDLPEPLQLRRVVAAFRDLPEDVACIQAKLVYHNGHQNLLTAWFTAEYGLWFGYLLPGMMVSTSPIPLGGTSNHLRRDVLVDIGAWDPFNVTEDADLGLRIAAHGMRTAVIDSYTLEEANSDPINWVRQRSRWYKGYLQTWLVHIRRPVKLFRTLGLRAFIRFTLVLAGTPVIAVLNLLFWFITALWFLGQPAVVGSVFPPLIYFPALVAMIIGNFTVMYMNMIALREDDRADLLHAALTVPLFWVMMSIAAAKGCYQMIRQPSFWEKTFHGLAEKPDEKTAHEKVVGSS; from the coding sequence ATGAAGGTACGCGAGATCCTCGACGCGCAGACCGTGACCGATGAGCAGCGGCAGTATGCGCTGAACACGGCGATCAACGGCCTGCGCGATGACGACCCGCGCGCATCGGCGTCGAAACCATTGCTCGGATGGCAGAAGCCGGTGCTGCTGACGATGCTCGCCCTGGTCGTCGCGCTGGCGATCTGGCGGCCGATGCAGACCACCGTCGTGCTGATCGGGTTGTGCACGGCCGCCTATCTGGTGACGCTCGGCGACCGGGTGCTGATCTTCCGGCGCGGTCTGGCGTCCCGCCCGATCGCGGTCCCCGACGATATCGCCCGCGCGATCCCCGATACCGAGCTACCGGGCTACACCATCCTGGTGCCCGCCTACAACGAACCCGAGGTGGTCGCCGACCTGATCGGGGCGATGGACGCGCTGGAGTATCCGCGGGACAAGCTGCAGGTACTGCTGCTGTTGGAGGCAGACGATCAGGTGACCATCGACGCCGCCGAGGCGTGCGGCGAATCCGACATCATCACCATCCTTCTCGTTCCACCCGCCGACCCGCGGACCAAGCCCAAGGCGTGCAACTACGGCCTGCACTTCGCCACCGGGGACATCGTCACCATCTTCGACGCCGAGGACCTGCCGGAACCGCTGCAGTTGCGCCGGGTCGTTGCGGCGTTCCGCGATCTGCCCGAGGATGTGGCCTGCATACAGGCCAAGTTGGTCTACCACAACGGGCATCAGAATCTGCTCACCGCATGGTTCACCGCGGAGTACGGACTCTGGTTCGGTTATCTGCTCCCCGGCATGATGGTGAGCACCTCACCGATCCCGTTGGGCGGCACATCCAATCATCTGCGCCGTGACGTGCTGGTCGACATCGGGGCATGGGATCCCTTCAACGTCACCGAGGATGCCGATCTGGGATTGCGCATCGCGGCGCACGGCATGCGCACCGCCGTCATCGACTCCTACACCCTCGAGGAGGCCAACAGCGACCCGATCAACTGGGTCCGGCAGCGGTCCCGTTGGTACAAGGGCTATCTGCAGACCTGGCTGGTGCACATCCGCCGACCGGTGAAGCTGTTCCGGACGTTGGGGTTACGCGCGTTCATCCGGTTCACCTTGGTGCTGGCGGGCACGCCGGTCATCGCGGTGCTCAACCTGCTGTTCTGGTTCATCACCGCACTGTGGTTCCTCGGGCAACCGGCCGTCGTCGGCAGCGTCTTCCCGCCGTTGATCTATTTCCCGGCTCTCGTCGCCATGATCATCGGCAACTTCACCGTGATGTACATGAACATGATCGCGCTGCGCGAGGATGACCGCGCCGACCTGCTGCACGCGGCGCTGACGGTCCCGTTGTTCTGGGTGATGATGAGTATCGCCGCGGCCAAGGGCTGTTATCAGATGATCCGGCAACCGTCGTTCTGGGAGAAGACCTTCCACGGACTGGCCGAGAAGCCCGACGAGAAGACCGCACACGAAAAGGTGGTCGGCTCGTCGTGA
- the rplB gene encoding 50S ribosomal protein L2, which produces MAIRKYKPTTPGRRGSSVSDFAEITRSTPEKSLIRPLHSTGGRNAHGRITTRHKGGGHKRAYRLIDFRRHDKDGVNAKVAHIEYDPNRTANIALLHYLDGEKRYIIAPKDLKQGDVIEQGPNADIKPGNNLPLRNIPAGTVIHAVELRPGGGAKLARSAGVSIQLLGKEGTYASLRMPSGEIRRVDVRCRATVGEVGNAEQANINWGKAGRMRWKGKRPTVRGVVMNPVDHPHGGGEGKTSGGRHPVSPWGKPEGRTRKPNKASDKLIVRRRRTGKKR; this is translated from the coding sequence ATGGCAATTCGCAAGTACAAGCCGACGACCCCGGGTCGTCGCGGTTCGAGCGTCTCCGATTTCGCCGAGATCACTCGTTCGACTCCGGAGAAGTCGTTGATCCGTCCGCTGCACAGCACGGGTGGACGTAACGCGCACGGCCGCATCACCACTCGTCACAAGGGTGGCGGTCACAAGCGTGCCTACCGGTTGATCGACTTCCGTCGTCACGACAAGGACGGTGTCAACGCCAAGGTCGCGCACATCGAGTACGACCCCAACCGCACCGCGAACATCGCGCTGCTGCACTACTTGGACGGCGAGAAGCGCTACATCATCGCCCCCAAGGACCTGAAGCAGGGCGATGTCATCGAGCAGGGGCCGAACGCCGATATCAAGCCCGGCAACAACCTGCCGCTGCGCAACATCCCGGCCGGTACCGTCATCCACGCCGTCGAGCTGCGGCCCGGCGGCGGCGCCAAGCTCGCCCGCTCCGCCGGTGTCAGCATCCAGCTGCTCGGTAAGGAAGGCACCTACGCCTCGCTGCGTATGCCGTCCGGCGAGATCCGGCGCGTCGACGTGCGCTGCCGCGCCACCGTCGGCGAGGTCGGCAACGCCGAGCAGGCCAACATCAACTGGGGCAAGGCCGGTCGTATGCGGTGGAAGGGCAAGCGCCCCACCGTCCGTGGTGTCGTCATGAACCCGGTCGATCACCCGCACGGCGGTGGTGAGGGTAAGACCTCCGGTGGCCGCCACCCGGTGAGCCCCTGGGGTAAACCCGAGGGCCGCACCCGCAAGCCCAACAAGGCGAGCGACAAGCTCATCGTCCGTCGCCGGCGCACCGGCAAGAAGCGCTAG
- a CDS encoding arylsulfatase: MTAEFKGTIALDIRDSEPDWGPYAAPTAPEDAPNVLYLVWDDIGIATWDCFGGLVEMPAMSRIADKGVRLSQFHTTALCSPTRASLLTGRNATTVGMATIEEFTDGFPNCNGRIPRDTALLSEVLAERGYNTYAVGKWHLTPLEESNLAATKRHWPLGRGFERFYGFMGGETDQWYPDLVYDNHPVTPPATPEQGYHLSKDLADKTIEFIRDSKAIAPDKPWFTYLCPGAGHAPHHVFEEWADRYAGAFDMGYEKYRDIVLANQKRLGIVPQDTELSPMNPYLDVTGPGGEAWPAQDTVRPWDSLDDEEKRLFARMAEVFAGFLSYTDAQIGRVLDYLEESGQLENTIIVVISDNGASGEGGPNGSVNEVKFFNGYIDTVAESLRFYDQLGGPQTYNHYPIGWAMAFNTPYKLFKRYASHEGGIADSAIISWPKGIDAHGAVRDQYINVCDVTPTVYDLLGITEPAEVGGIAQKPLDGVSFKSALADPDAVTDKRTQFYAMLGTRGIWHEGWFANTVHAASPAGWGHFDDDRWELFHIDSDRSQCRDLAAENPEKLAELQQLWFAEAAKYNGLPLGDLNIFETFGRWRPLLSKGRTNFVYYPDNAEVGLGAAPELRGQSFSVLAEVAVDTADAEGVLFKQGAGHGGHVLFVQDGLLQYVYNFMGEDEQRVTAQAPIPLGSHVFGVRYERTGTVEGSHTPVGQVSLYVDDDIVGQADGVRTHPGSFGLSGGGIKVGSNTGQAVSGAYSAPFAFTGGTIAKVVVDISGTPYLDAERELARAFAKD, from the coding sequence ATGACCGCTGAATTCAAGGGCACGATCGCGCTCGACATTCGCGACTCGGAACCGGACTGGGGCCCCTACGCCGCACCCACCGCACCGGAGGATGCGCCCAACGTCCTGTATCTGGTCTGGGACGATATCGGCATTGCCACCTGGGATTGCTTCGGCGGTCTTGTCGAGATGCCGGCCATGAGCCGGATTGCGGACAAGGGTGTGCGGTTGTCTCAGTTCCACACGACCGCACTGTGTTCCCCGACGCGCGCTTCCTTGCTCACCGGCCGCAACGCGACCACGGTCGGTATGGCCACCATCGAGGAGTTCACCGACGGGTTCCCCAACTGCAACGGTCGTATTCCCCGCGATACCGCGCTGCTGTCGGAGGTGCTCGCCGAGCGCGGTTACAACACCTATGCCGTCGGGAAGTGGCACCTGACTCCGTTGGAGGAATCCAACCTTGCCGCCACCAAACGGCATTGGCCGCTGGGGCGCGGCTTCGAGCGCTTCTACGGGTTCATGGGCGGCGAGACCGATCAGTGGTATCCGGATCTCGTGTACGACAACCACCCCGTCACCCCGCCTGCCACTCCCGAACAGGGCTATCACCTGTCGAAGGATCTGGCGGACAAGACCATCGAATTCATCAGGGATTCCAAGGCCATCGCGCCGGACAAACCGTGGTTCACCTACCTGTGCCCCGGTGCCGGGCACGCTCCGCACCACGTGTTCGAGGAGTGGGCCGACAGGTACGCCGGCGCCTTCGACATGGGGTACGAGAAGTACCGAGATATCGTGCTGGCCAATCAGAAACGACTCGGTATCGTCCCGCAGGACACCGAGCTGTCGCCGATGAATCCCTATCTCGACGTCACCGGGCCAGGGGGAGAGGCGTGGCCGGCGCAGGACACTGTGCGTCCGTGGGACAGCCTCGACGACGAGGAGAAGCGGCTGTTCGCCCGGATGGCCGAGGTGTTCGCCGGCTTTCTGTCCTACACCGATGCCCAGATCGGCCGTGTGCTGGACTATCTTGAGGAATCCGGTCAGCTGGAGAACACCATCATCGTCGTCATCTCCGACAACGGCGCCAGCGGTGAGGGCGGACCGAACGGATCGGTCAACGAGGTGAAGTTCTTCAACGGGTACATCGATACCGTTGCCGAAAGCCTGCGTTTCTATGACCAGCTGGGCGGACCGCAGACCTACAACCATTACCCGATCGGTTGGGCGATGGCATTCAACACCCCCTACAAACTGTTCAAGCGCTACGCATCCCACGAAGGCGGTATCGCCGACAGCGCGATCATCTCCTGGCCCAAGGGGATTGATGCTCACGGCGCTGTTCGTGATCAGTACATCAACGTCTGCGATGTGACCCCCACCGTGTACGACCTGCTCGGCATCACCGAGCCCGCCGAGGTCGGCGGTATCGCGCAGAAGCCGCTCGACGGTGTGAGTTTCAAGTCCGCTCTTGCTGATCCCGACGCCGTGACCGACAAGCGCACCCAGTTCTACGCGATGCTGGGCACCCGGGGGATCTGGCATGAGGGCTGGTTCGCCAACACCGTGCACGCGGCATCACCGGCGGGGTGGGGACATTTCGACGACGACCGCTGGGAGTTGTTCCATATCGACTCCGATCGCAGCCAGTGCCGTGACCTGGCGGCGGAGAACCCGGAGAAGCTGGCCGAACTGCAGCAACTGTGGTTCGCCGAGGCGGCCAAGTACAACGGTCTGCCGCTGGGGGATCTGAACATCTTCGAGACATTCGGGAGATGGCGGCCGCTGCTGTCCAAGGGGCGTACGAACTTCGTCTATTACCCGGACAACGCCGAGGTCGGTCTCGGTGCGGCCCCGGAACTGCGCGGCCAGTCGTTCTCGGTCCTGGCCGAGGTCGCCGTGGACACCGCCGACGCTGAAGGAGTGCTCTTCAAGCAGGGCGCCGGTCACGGTGGGCATGTGCTGTTCGTCCAGGACGGCCTTCTGCAATACGTCTACAACTTCATGGGCGAGGACGAACAACGGGTGACCGCTCAGGCGCCGATCCCGTTGGGCAGCCATGTTTTCGGCGTCCGATACGAGCGGACCGGCACGGTCGAGGGCAGTCACACCCCGGTCGGGCAGGTGTCGCTCTATGTCGACGACGACATCGTCGGTCAGGCCGATGGGGTGCGCACCCATCCGGGCAGCTTCGGGCTTTCCGGCGGCGGGATCAAGGTCGGCAGCAATACCGGGCAGGCTGTGTCCGGCGCCTATTCGGCACCGTTCGCCTTCACCGGCGGGACGATCGCCAAGGTGGTGGTCGACATCTCCGGCACCCCCTATCTCGACGCGGAGCGGGAGCTCGCCCGCGCCTTCGCCAAGGACTAG
- the rplW gene encoding 50S ribosomal protein L23, translating to MATITDPRDIILAPVISEKSYGLIEDNVYTFVVHPDSNKTQIKIAIEKIFSVKVDSVNTLNRNGKRKRTRNGYGTRKSTKRAIVTLAAGSKPIDLFGAPA from the coding sequence ATGGCCACGATCACCGACCCTCGCGACATCATCCTCGCGCCGGTCATCTCCGAGAAGTCCTACGGGCTGATCGAGGACAACGTTTACACGTTCGTCGTGCACCCGGATTCGAACAAGACGCAGATCAAGATCGCCATCGAGAAGATCTTCTCCGTCAAGGTCGACTCGGTGAACACGTTGAACCGCAACGGCAAGCGCAAGCGGACCCGCAATGGCTACGGCACGCGCAAGAGCACCAAGCGCGCCATCGTGACCCTGGCCGCCGGCAGCAAGCCGATCGACTTGTTCGGAGCGCCCGCCTAG
- the rplP gene encoding 50S ribosomal protein L16 has translation MLIPRRVKHRKQHHPKQRGTASGGTSVSFGDYGIQALEHAYITNRQIESARIAINRHIKRGGKVWINIFPDRPLTKKPAETRMGSGKGSPEWWVANVKPGRVLFELSYPDEKIARDALTRAIHKLPIKARIVTREEQF, from the coding sequence ATGCTTATCCCCCGCAGGGTCAAGCACCGCAAGCAGCATCACCCCAAGCAGCGCGGTACCGCCAGCGGCGGCACCTCGGTGAGCTTCGGTGACTACGGCATCCAGGCTCTGGAGCACGCCTACATCACCAACCGGCAGATCGAGTCCGCTCGTATCGCCATCAACCGGCACATCAAGCGTGGCGGCAAGGTCTGGATCAACATCTTCCCGGACCGCCCACTGACCAAGAAGCCTGCCGAAACCCGCATGGGTTCGGGTAAGGGTTCGCCCGAGTGGTGGGTCGCCAACGTCAAGCCGGGTCGGGTGCTGTTCGAGCTGAGCTACCCCGACGAGAAGATCGCCAGGGACGCGCTGACCCGCGCGATCCACAAGCTGCCGATCAAGGCACGCATCGTGACCCGAGAGGAGCAGTTCTGA
- the rpsC gene encoding 30S ribosomal protein S3, producing the protein MGQKINPHGFRLGITTDWKSRWYADKQYADYVKEDVAIRRLLATGLERAGIADVEIERTRDRVRVDIHTARPGIVIGRRGTEADRIRTDLEKLTGKQVQLNILEVKQPEAVAQLVAQGVAEQLSNRVAFRRAMRKAIQSAMRQPNVKGIRVQCSGRLGGAEMSRSEFYREGRVPLHTLRADIDYGLYEAKTTFGRIGVKVWIYKGDIVGGKRELTAAAPAADRPRRDRPSGTRPRRSGASGTTATSTEAGRAASDDTAGTTAAAEAPAETTPENSGS; encoded by the coding sequence GTGGGCCAGAAGATCAACCCGCACGGCTTCCGGCTCGGTATCACCACCGATTGGAAGTCCCGCTGGTACGCCGACAAGCAGTACGCGGATTACGTCAAGGAAGACGTCGCCATCCGCCGTCTGCTGGCCACCGGTCTCGAGCGCGCCGGCATCGCCGACGTGGAGATCGAACGCACCCGCGATCGCGTCCGGGTGGACATCCACACCGCGCGTCCGGGCATCGTGATCGGCCGCCGCGGCACCGAGGCCGACCGTATCCGCACCGACCTGGAGAAGCTGACCGGCAAGCAGGTTCAGCTCAACATCCTCGAGGTCAAGCAGCCCGAGGCCGTCGCCCAGCTGGTCGCACAGGGTGTCGCCGAGCAGCTGTCCAATCGTGTGGCGTTCCGTCGCGCGATGCGCAAGGCCATCCAGTCGGCCATGCGTCAGCCCAACGTCAAGGGCATCCGGGTGCAGTGCTCGGGTCGCCTCGGCGGTGCTGAGATGAGCCGTTCGGAGTTCTACCGCGAGGGTCGAGTCCCGCTGCACACGCTGCGCGCCGATATCGACTACGGCCTCTACGAGGCGAAGACCACCTTCGGCCGGATCGGCGTGAAGGTCTGGATCTACAAGGGCGACATCGTCGGTGGCAAGCGTGAGCTGACCGCCGCGGCGCCGGCCGCCGACCGTCCGCGTCGTGATCGTCCGTCGGGCACCCGTCCGCGCCGCAGTGGCGCATCGGGCACCACCGCGACGAGCACCGAGGCCGGCCGGGCCGCAAGCGATGACACGGCGGGCACCACGGCAGCAGCCGAGGCGCCCGCAGAAACCACCCCAGAGAATTCAGGGAGCTGA
- a CDS encoding YoaK family protein has product MVSADHRQWAALVATIVLTYVTGVVDAVGFLALDRVFTGNMTGNIVILGMGVAGADDLPVLGPAIALAAFTIAAFLAGLVLRARPKGWQHRVTVLLTIGAVTLAALSVLGGTDAHSGAVLQIVMAAATAAVMGSQAMVARAVAVADMTTVVVTSTLASLAGETWTTRGGGVLRNRRFAAIATIFVGAVTGALLVKWHISAPFALSAILTGAVALLGHRHLVG; this is encoded by the coding sequence ATGGTGTCTGCGGACCATCGTCAGTGGGCGGCACTGGTCGCGACCATCGTGCTGACCTACGTGACCGGCGTCGTCGATGCTGTCGGCTTCCTGGCCTTGGATCGGGTGTTCACCGGGAACATGACGGGCAACATCGTGATCCTCGGTATGGGCGTCGCAGGCGCCGACGACCTGCCGGTCCTGGGCCCAGCGATTGCGCTGGCGGCCTTCACCATTGCGGCGTTCCTCGCAGGTTTGGTCCTACGGGCGAGGCCGAAAGGATGGCAGCACCGGGTCACCGTGCTGCTGACCATCGGCGCGGTGACGCTTGCGGCACTGAGTGTGCTCGGCGGGACTGACGCGCACAGCGGAGCGGTGCTGCAGATAGTCATGGCCGCCGCCACCGCTGCGGTCATGGGTTCGCAGGCGATGGTGGCCCGCGCCGTCGCAGTCGCCGATATGACGACCGTCGTGGTGACCTCGACGCTGGCTTCTTTGGCCGGTGAAACGTGGACCACCCGCGGCGGAGGTGTGCTGCGGAACCGTCGATTCGCCGCCATCGCAACGATATTCGTCGGAGCCGTGACCGGGGCGCTGCTGGTGAAGTGGCATATCAGCGCACCTTTCGCATTGTCTGCCATCCTGACCGGCGCCGTCGCCCTCCTCGGCCACCGGCATCTGGTGGGCTGA
- the rpsS gene encoding 30S ribosomal protein S19, which translates to MPRSLKKGPFVDDHLLKKVDVQNEKNSKQVIKTWSRRSTIIPDFIGHTFAVHDGRKHVPVFVTESMVGHKLGEFAPTRTFKGHIKDDRKAKRR; encoded by the coding sequence ATGCCACGCAGCCTCAAGAAGGGCCCGTTCGTCGACGACCACCTTCTCAAGAAGGTCGACGTCCAGAACGAGAAGAACAGCAAGCAGGTCATCAAGACCTGGTCGCGCCGGTCCACCATCATCCCGGACTTCATCGGTCACACCTTCGCCGTCCACGACGGTCGCAAGCACGTGCCGGTGTTCGTCACCGAGTCGATGGTCGGGCACAAGCTGGGCGAGTTCGCCCCCACCCGCACGTTCAAGGGTCACATCAAGGATGACCGGAAGGCGAAGCGCCGGTAA
- the rplV gene encoding 50S ribosomal protein L22, which translates to MTTAIEYPSAKAVARFVPFSPTKARRVIDLVRGKSVAEALDILRWAPQDASTTVAKVIASAAANAQNNDGLDPSTLVVATIFADGGPTAKRIRPRAQGRAFRIRKRSSHITVIVESRPPKQKGGASTSTARTRRAQGSKAAAAKATDSKEGSE; encoded by the coding sequence ATGACTACTGCAATTGAGTATCCGTCCGCGAAGGCGGTGGCACGCTTCGTGCCGTTCTCGCCGACCAAGGCGCGCCGGGTCATCGACCTGGTCCGCGGCAAGTCCGTGGCCGAGGCGCTCGACATCCTGCGGTGGGCACCGCAGGACGCCAGCACCACGGTGGCCAAGGTGATCGCCAGCGCGGCCGCCAACGCGCAGAACAACGACGGCCTGGACCCGTCGACCCTCGTGGTCGCGACGATCTTCGCCGACGGTGGCCCGACCGCCAAGCGCATCCGTCCGCGCGCCCAGGGGCGTGCCTTCCGGATCCGCAAGCGCTCCAGCCACATCACGGTGATCGTGGAAAGCCGTCCGCCCAAGCAGAAGGGTGGCGCGTCGACCTCGACCGCGCGTACCCGTCGTGCGCAGGGCAGTAAGGCTGCTGCTGCGAAGGCCACCGATTCGAAGGAGGGCTCGGAGTAG
- the rpmC gene encoding 50S ribosomal protein L29, giving the protein MAVGVSPGELRELTEEELTTRLRESKEELFNLRFQMATGQLTNNRRLRVVRQEIARVYTVLRERELGLASGPVGEDS; this is encoded by the coding sequence ATGGCAGTGGGAGTTTCGCCTGGCGAACTGCGTGAGCTCACCGAGGAAGAGCTCACCACGCGCCTGCGTGAGTCGAAGGAAGAGCTGTTCAACCTGCGCTTCCAGATGGCCACCGGCCAGCTGACCAACAACCGTCGGCTGCGTGTGGTGCGCCAGGAGATTGCACGGGTCTACACCGTGCTGCGTGAACGTGAACTGGGTCTGGCTTCCGGACCTGTTGGTGAGGATTCGTAA
- the rpsQ gene encoding 30S ribosomal protein S17 produces MADTKGPNHTPATETPRGRRKTAIGYVVSDKMEKTIVVELESRKSHPLYGKIIRTTSKVKAHDENGDAGIGDRVSLMETRPLSATKRWRLVEVLEKAK; encoded by the coding sequence ATGGCAGACACTAAAGGCCCCAACCACACGCCGGCCACCGAGACGCCCCGTGGCCGTCGCAAGACCGCGATCGGCTACGTGGTGAGCGACAAGATGGAGAAGACCATCGTCGTCGAGCTCGAGTCGCGCAAGAGCCACCCGCTCTACGGCAAGATCATCCGGACCACGAGCAAGGTCAAGGCCCACGACGAGAACGGGGACGCCGGTATCGGTGACCGCGTCTCGCTGATGGAGACCCGCCCGCTCTCGGCGACCAAGCGCTGGCGCCTGGTCGAGGTCCTCGAGAAGGCCAAGTAG
- a CDS encoding ABC transporter, whose amino-acid sequence MTNRRLKFGIFAVTGIVYLGVGWWLQVRHGYIMGDTLSRVASTQAVLFSRDPHLAAIGFIFTPVAAMVQIPAILFSGIWTELAERAFSGTLMSSVFMAGAAVQMFSMGADRGLPRCYSLTITALFALNPMIVFYGSNGMSEAPFIFFMTWAVRRLIMWMVDDDVHHLVAAGGIAMGLAYLTRYDALASVGAAGVIVGATTYLRARTAPRLRRAVLDMLIVSGPGVAAFLGWAAAGWLITGEAFAQFTSQYGNAAILEQSGQTAPNFADGIGFAAACVMLLAPTLIPLLLWATMQRWGTPRWPMLVVPLGMYGAVLGFQAFSYANGSTFPFLRFFIIAIPMAATLALLGVPDGVLAPAKRRGRYAPIAAVAAPTARRRSAAPYIAVAATLAVGIPVTVFGMSQPDYAPQEYGLGAVLNPQPDDVSARKAVEQRIARTFGTERRIAEYLDSLGLPESSVITDTVYGFGVLAATDRPTVFVIPSDPDFTELLNDPVANGIEYLLAVPPIGRGASDALNLRYPTLYDTGAEVATLELEIPNDGDGQPDWRLYRVNEPA is encoded by the coding sequence GTGACGAACCGGCGGCTGAAGTTCGGCATCTTCGCCGTGACCGGGATCGTGTATCTCGGGGTCGGCTGGTGGCTGCAGGTCCGGCACGGTTACATCATGGGCGACACGCTGTCCCGAGTGGCATCCACACAGGCGGTGTTGTTCAGCCGCGATCCGCACTTGGCGGCCATCGGCTTCATCTTCACCCCGGTGGCGGCGATGGTGCAGATCCCGGCCATCCTGTTCAGCGGCATCTGGACCGAGCTCGCCGAACGCGCCTTCTCCGGCACGTTGATGTCGAGCGTGTTCATGGCCGGAGCGGCGGTGCAGATGTTCAGCATGGGTGCCGACCGTGGTCTGCCCCGGTGCTATTCGCTGACGATCACCGCATTGTTCGCCCTCAACCCGATGATCGTGTTCTACGGATCCAACGGGATGAGCGAGGCGCCGTTCATCTTCTTCATGACCTGGGCGGTGCGCCGGCTCATCATGTGGATGGTCGACGACGATGTCCACCACCTCGTCGCCGCGGGTGGTATCGCGATGGGGTTGGCCTACCTGACGCGCTATGACGCGCTGGCGTCGGTCGGTGCGGCCGGTGTGATCGTCGGTGCCACGACCTATCTGCGGGCCAGGACCGCGCCGCGGCTACGTCGGGCCGTGCTGGACATGCTGATCGTCAGCGGACCGGGCGTGGCGGCATTCCTCGGCTGGGCAGCGGCGGGTTGGTTGATCACCGGGGAAGCGTTCGCCCAATTCACCTCGCAGTACGGCAATGCCGCGATCCTGGAACAGTCCGGCCAGACCGCACCGAACTTCGCCGACGGTATCGGGTTCGCCGCCGCGTGCGTCATGCTGCTCGCCCCGACGCTGATTCCGCTGCTGCTGTGGGCGACGATGCAACGTTGGGGGACCCCCCGCTGGCCGATGCTGGTGGTCCCGCTCGGGATGTACGGTGCCGTGCTGGGGTTCCAGGCATTCAGTTATGCGAACGGATCGACGTTTCCGTTCCTGCGGTTCTTCATCATCGCGATCCCGATGGCGGCCACCCTGGCTCTGCTCGGTGTGCCTGACGGCGTGCTCGCCCCGGCGAAACGACGCGGTCGCTATGCTCCGATCGCTGCAGTTGCTGCTCCGACCGCCCGCCGCCGTTCTGCGGCACCCTATATCGCGGTCGCGGCGACGCTGGCCGTCGGTATCCCGGTCACGGTGTTCGGTATGAGCCAACCGGATTATGCGCCGCAGGAGTACGGTCTCGGGGCGGTGCTGAATCCGCAGCCCGACGATGTCAGCGCGCGCAAGGCCGTCGAGCAACGCATCGCGCGGACCTTCGGCACCGAGCGGCGCATCGCCGAGTATCTGGATTCCCTTGGCCTCCCCGAGAGCTCCGTCATCACCGATACCGTCTACGGGTTCGGCGTGCTGGCCGCCACCGACCGGCCCACGGTGTTCGTCATCCCGTCCGACCCGGATTTCACCGAGCTGCTCAACGACCCGGTCGCGAATGGTATCGAGTATCTGTTGGCGGTGCCACCAATCGGCCGGGGCGCCTCGGACGCGCTCAATCTGCGGTATCCCACGCTCTACGACACCGGTGCCGAGGTGGCGACACTGGAGCTGGAGATTCCCAACGACGGCGACGGGCAGCCTGATTGGCGGTTGTACCGGGTCAACGAGCCGGCCTGA